The window GGTGTCGGTGCCGGTGCGCAGCCGGGCCAGCTGGGCGCGGGCCTGCTGCCGGTCGTCGCGGTCGAGCGCGGCCAGCGGTTCGTCGAGCACTAGCACCGCCGACGGCCGCACCAGGGCGCGGGCCAGGAAGACGGCCTGCCGCTCGGGTTGGCTGAGCGACTGCGGGGTGCGGTTCAGCAGCCGCTGCAGCCCCAGCGTGCCGGCGACGTCCACCACCCGGGCGCTCACCACCGAGGCGGCGACGCCCGCGATGCTCATCGAGAAGCCGATGTTCTGGCCCACGGTCAGGTGCCCGTAGAGCGACGGCCGGGCCGGCACGGTCGCGACGCCGCGCTCGATCGGTGGAACCCGGTTCACCACCCGGCCGTCGATGAGGATCTCACCGCCGGTCGGGGTGTCGACGCCGGACAGCAGCCGCAGCAGCGTGGTCTTCCCCGAGCCGGACGGCCCGACGACGGACAGGAACTCCCCGGCCCGGACGGTCAGGTCGAGTTCGCGGAGCGCGGGCGTGGCAAAGCCCGGATAGCTGAACGACACCCCCGCAAAGCGCACCTCCGCCACGTCCGCAGGTTACCCCCGGGCGGGCGTCGACGACGACGCCCGCCCGACGGGTGGATCGAGCCGTCGCCGCGGGCGGGGCCGGGCCGGGTCAGGCGGGCAGCGTCGCGACGCCGGGCGCGGCAAAGCGGCGTCCGGTGGCGCGTTCGGAGACGCCGGTGCGGTCCAGGTAGGGGGTGATCCCGCCCAGCCAGAACGGCCACCCCGCGCCGGTGAGCATTCCGAGGTCGACGTCGGCCGGGTCGGACACCACGCCCTCGGCGAGCATCAGCCGGATCTCCACGGCGAGTGCGGCCAGGGCCCGTTCCCGGACCTGCTCGCCGGTCGACGGGGAGTCGCCGATCGTCCACAGCGCAAGCACCGCGGGATCCACGGTTTGGTGCCCCCGGTCGTCGACGGTGACCAGCGTCCGCTGCCCGGCCTCGACGGTGCGGCGCAGGTTGGCGCTGACCCCGAACCGTTCGGGGAACGACTCGTGCAGCTTCTCGGCCACGTGCAGCGCGACGGCCGGGCCGACCAGCTGCAGCAGCATGATCGGGGTCATCGGCAGCCCGAGTGGGTCCAGCGCGGTGTCGGCGACGTCCGGCGGGGTGCCCTCCTCGATGGCGGCCAGGATCTCGCCCATGAAGCGCAGCAGCAGGCGGTTGACCACGAACCCGGCGTGGTCGGCGACCAGGATCGGGCCCTTCTTCAGGTTCTTCGCCAGCGCGAACGCCGTCGCCAGCGAGGCGTCGTCGGTGTGTGCGGTGCGCACGATCTCCACCAGCGGCATCACCGCCACCGGGTTGAAGAAATGGAAGCCGAGCAACCGCTCCGGATACCGCAGTACGCCCGCCATCGCGCTGATCGACAGCGCGGAGGTGTTGGTGGCGAGCACACAGTCGTCGCGGACGTGCCGCTCGATGGAGGCGAACACCTGCTTCTTCACCTCGATCTCCTCGAACACCGCCTCGATCACGAGGTCGGCGTCGGCGAAGTCGGCGTGGTCGAGGGTGCCGGTGACCAGGGCGGCGAGCCGGTGGGCTTCGTCGACGCTGATGGGGCCCTTGGTGGCCAGCGTGGTGATCTCCTGGCGGAGCCCGGCGAGGCCGCGGTCGAGGCGCTTCTGGTCGATCTCGGTGAGCACCACCGGCACGTGCAGTCGGCGGGCGAACAGCAGCGCGAACTGGGTGGCCATCAGGCCGGCGCCGACCACGCCGACCTTGGTGACCGGCCGGGCGAGGGCGCGATCGGGCGCGCCGGCCGGCCGCTTGGCGCGCTTCTGAGTGAGGTTGAAGGCGTAGATGCCGGCCCGGAACTCCTGGCTCATGATGAGCTCGGCCAGCGCGTCGCCCTCGGTCTGCAGGCCGGCCTCGATCTCGCTCGTACGGGCCAGCTCGATCATGTCCAGCGCCCGGCCGGGGGCGGGGGTGGCGTTCTTCGTCCGGGCGGCGATGACGTGCCGGCCGCGGGCGACGGCCGCCGCCCACTCGTCCTCGGAGGCGGTTGGGCGGTCGACGGTGACGCGCCCGTTCACGACGTCGGCGAGCCAGCGCAGCGACTGCTCGAGGTGGTCGGCGGCGTCGAGCACGACGTCGACGACCCCCAGCCGGGCCGCGTCGGCGGGCCGGAGCATCCGGTTCTGGCTGAGTGGGTTCTCGATGATGACGGTGACGGCGTTCGCCGGACCGGCGATCCGGGGCAGCAGCTGGGTGCCGCCCCAGCCGGGGAGGATGCCGAGGAACACCTCGGGGAATGCGACCATCGCCGCGTTCGACGCGAGGGTCCGGTAGTGGCAGTGCAGTGCGAGCTCGAGGCCGCCGCCGAGGGCGACGCCGTTGACGAAAGCGAACGTGGGTACCGTCGAGCGGCGGAGCTTGCCGAAGACGTCCTGTCCGAGCGCGCCCATCGCGCGGGCGGCGGCCAGGTCGGGGAAGCCCAGACCCGACAGGTCGGCGCCGGCGGCGAAGACGAACGGCTTGCCGGTGATGGCGATGGCGGTCGGCTGCGCGGCGATCGCGGCGTCGATGGTCTCGCCCAGCTCTGCCAGGCCGCGGGGGCCGAAGGTGTTGGGCCGGGTGTGGTCGCGGCCGTTGTCGATGGTGATCAGCGCGACCCGGCCGTTCACCCCGGGGACGGTGATGAGCTTCAGCAGGGAATGGGTGACCACCTCGTCGGGAAACATCGGGGTGAGGTCGACGGACTGCCCGGTCGTGGTCATGCCGACGCTCCCTCGGTGTCGAACGCGGGGTTCTCCCAGATGATGCTGCCGCCCATGCCGAGCCCGACGCACATGGTGGTGAGGCCGTAGCGGACCTCCGGGTGCTCGGCGAACTGGCGGGCCAGCTGGGTCATCAGCCGGACCCCGGACGAGGCCAGCGGGTGGCCCATCGCGATGGCGCCGCCGTAGGGGTTGACCCGCGGGTCGTCGTCGGCGATGCCGAAGTGCGAGGTGAAGGCGAGCACCTGGACGGCGAACGCCTCGTTGATCTCGATCAGCCCGATGTCGTCGATGCCCAGACCCGCCTTGCGCAGCGCCTTCTCGGTCGCCGGGATGGGGCCGGTGCCCATCGTCTCTGGGGCGACGCCGGCGAAGGCGAAGGTGACCATCCGCATCCTGACCGGCAGGCCGAGCTCCTCGGCGGTCCGGGCGGAGGCGAGGATGCACCCGGTGGCGCCGTCGGTGAGCGGGGAGGCGTTGCCGGCGCTGACCCGGCCGTGCGGGCGGAACGGGGTGCGCAGGCCGGCGAGGGACTCCACGGTGGTGCCGGGGCGGGGGAGCTCGTCGGTGGTGGCCAGACCCCAGCCGGTCGCCGAGGCGGTCGCGACGGGGACGAGGTCGGGCTCGATCTGACCGTCGGCCCAGGCCCGGGCGTAGCGGTCCTGGGTGGCGGCGGCGTAGGCGTCGGCGCGCTCGCGGGTCAGCTCCGGGAAGTGGTCGTGCAGGTTCTCCGCGGTGGTGCCCATGTTGAGCGCCGACGGGTCGACGATCCGGTCGGCGATGAACCGGGGATTGGGGTCGGCGCCGTCGCCCATCGGGTGGTGGCCCATGTGCTCGACTCCGCCGGCGATGACGACGTCGTAGGCGCCGGCCGCGATCCCGGAGGCGGTGGTGGTGACCGCGGTCATCGCGCCGGCGCACATCCGGTCGATGGCGAAGCCGGGGACCGACTGGGGGAGACCGGCGAGCAGCAGGCTGGTGCGGCCGATGGTCAGGCCCTGGTCGCCGGTCTGGGTGGCGGCGGCGATCGCGACCTCGTCCACCCGCTCCGGGGGCAGCTCGGGGTGGCGGCGAATCAGCTCACGGATGACCTTGACCACGAGATCGTCGGCGCGGGTGCCGGCGTACTGGCCCTTCTCACCGGCCTTGCCGAACGGGGTGCGGACGCCGTCGACGAAGACCACGTCGTGCAGGCTCCGGGGGGCGGCGGGGGTCGCCGTGGCGGTCGTGGTCGCGGTCGCCGTGGCGGGAGCCGCGACGGGCGGTGACGGTGGGGAGGACGGGGCGGCAGACACGGTGGCTCGCTTCCTCTTCGCTGCGAGTACCCGCCGCGTCAGCGGTGACGCGGGTCGACGGGCACGGTCGATCCGACCTTAGGCGGTCGCTCGGCACAATGCTACTGACCGGTAACTTACGGCCGGGCGGGTGGATCCGGGGTCGTTGTGGGGCTTGGTGCGGGCCGCCGGTCCGCGGTGGCGGTGTGCTGCCGAGCTGCCGTGGGGCCGCGCCCGGTCCGGTGAACGCAGCGCCCGGGTCGGGTGGGGTGGGTCGCCGCGCCTCACCCGGTAACCGCCCCTCACGAGACCGCGCAGCCGGGCCCGACCGCCGGCCGGCTCAGCGGACGACGACGCCCGCCAGCGGGCCGGCGACCAACGCGATCTGCCACTGCCGAGCCCCGCCGTCGGCGAGGATCTGCTCGATCTCCCGCTGCGATCCCGCACCCGACCAGCAGACGCGGCGCACGAGCTCCGGGGAGCACATGTTCTCCAGCGGCACCTTGACGGCCTCGCCGAGTGCGGTCAGCGCCTGCCGGGCGGCGGCGAGCCGCTCGGCCGCGTCCGGGTTCTTCTCCTTCCACCGCGCCGGCGGTGGCGGTCCGTCGAGCGGGGTCTTGGTCGGGGGCAGCGCCGACTCCGGCAGCCGCTGCGCCGCGGCGATCGCGGCCATCCACCGGTCGGCCTGACGGCGCTGGCCCCGACCAGCGAATAGCGGCAGGGCGACCAGGTCGGCGACGGAGGTCGGGGCGGCGACCGCCGCGGCCACGATGGCCGTATCCGGCAGCACCCGGTGCGGGGCGATGTCGCGTTGCGAGGCGTAGGCGTCCCGGGCCTGCCAGAGCGCCCGGATGACCGCCAGCGCCCGCCGGTCGCGGATCTTGTGGATGCCGGACGTCCGCCGCCACGGATCCACCCGCGGAGCCGGTGGTGCGGCGGCGACCAGCGCGGCGAACTCCTCGCGGGCCCAGTCGAGCTTGCCCTGGGCGTCGAGCTCGGAGATCATCGCCTCCCGCAGCTCCAGCAGGACCTCGACGTCGAGCGCGGCGTAGTTCAGCCAGGCCGCCGGCAGCGGCCGGACGGACCAGTCGGCGGCGCCGTGGCCCTTCTCCAACCCCAGCCCGAGCATCTGCTCAACGAGCGGGCCCAGCCCGACCTTGGGCAGTCCGGCGATGCGACCTGCGAGCTCCGTGTCGAACAGCGTCCGCGGGCGCAGCCCGATCTCGGCCAGGCACGGCAGGTCCTGGCTGGCGGCGTGCAGCACCCACTCCGACCGCGCCAGCGCCGGCTGCAGCGGCTCCAGGTCACGCAGCGGGATCGGGTCGATCAGCACGCTGCCCACGTCGGCGCGACGCAGCTGCACCAGGTAGGCGCGGGCGGAGTACCGGAACCCGGAGGCGCGCTCGGCGTCCAGGGCGACCGGTCCGGCGTCGCCCGAGCCCGTCATCCGGGTGGCGAGGCGCTGCAACTCGATCGGGTCGGTCAGCGGCGTGAGGGTGCCGTCCCGCGGCACCAGCAACGGCACCGGGGGCGGGCCGGCGGGGGCCGCCACCGCGTCGGGGGTGGCGGCGGCTGCGGTGTCTGCCCCCGCGTGGACGGTGGCACCGTTCGTGCCGCCGCCGGCGGCTACCGGACCCCGCGCAGCAGAGGGGAGACGCTCGACCTCATCGTCGACACCAGCGGCGTTGCCGCCCGAAGCACTTTCGACAGATGAGGCCGTATCAGGAAACGACACCGGCTCGGAGGGCCAGCGCCACGATGTGCGCGCGGTCACCGGTTCCGAGCTTGCGCCCGATTCGCGCCAGGTGACTCTTCACGGTCAATGCGGACAACGACAGCTGATCGCCGATCCACTTGTTCGAGCGGCCTTCCGCGACGAGCTGGATGACCTCCACCTCGCGCGCCGACAATTCGTGGATGGCGGAGGGCACATTCGCCGCGGCCGGATTCGCGCGCCGTCCGATGAGCACGCCGTGCACCCCGGAACCGACGGCGTCGATGACCGGTCCGATGTCGGCGGTGGGGGCCAGGGCCACGACCCTGGCCCAGCCCGCGTCGCGCAGGGCCTGGACGACGGGACCCGCACCGGAGCCGAGGGCGAGGCTGACCAGGGCCAGGTCGCCGGTGGCGTTCTCGGAGATGAGGTCACGGACCTGTTCCGGCGACGTGGCCTCACGGACCCGGCCGATCCCGACCTGCAGCAACGTCTTGCGCAGCGATTCGCGGGTCATCGGGTCGGGGTCCACCAGCAGCACGGACGAGGACCGCCACTGGGGCGTCGGTGCATCGTCCATCGCGGCGCGCGGACCCGGGAGGGCACTCGTCGCCGGCAGGTCGGGCGCACGGCGAACCCGGCTGTCGCCAAGATCAAGAGTCGACATCGTGGACCCTGCTCCGTTCTGTACCTACGCATCGGGGGCCACGCACGGCCTTCCGGCTTGCGCGGAGCGCTGGCTGTTTCGATGACTTCGGGATCGGTGTTTCGGTGTCTGGCTGGGCGTCTCGGCACTGCGGTGACCGACCGGAATTGCGAGGTGACGGGCGGTCGAAAGTACGTGTAAACAATAACCCCGTATCCGCCAAATCGGTGAACGGGGCCCCTGATGATCCAGGGATGATCATGTTTCCGCTGTCGATCTACGCCCTGGAACCCGGGCGAATCGGACCAATGGGAGCGACGCCCTCCGGGGGGAGGCCGGCGGCCACGGCGAGTAACCCCGTGAATGCCGCCAAATGACGCGCCCACGGACCCTCGACACCGGTCCACGAGGCCCGTATCTCCACGTCATCGCTGCGCTCGGTGCCGGCGATGTCGCCGAACCGGACCGACGAGGTGGCGGTGACCGTGCCGCCCAGCGCCGTGTGCTCGGCGCCGCAGCCGTCCAGGGACTCGGTGAGCCAGCTCCAGCCGACGTCGGGCAACAGCGGATCGCGGGCGATCTCGCCCTCGACGTCGCAGGTGGCAAAGATCACGAAGCGAAGCGTCCCACCCCAGGAGGCCACTCCCTCCGGGTCATACAGGATGACGAACCGACCGCTGCCGATCTCGATGTCGGTGACCGTGTCGTGCACGGTGGCGGCGATGGCGTGGGCGTGCGGGGCCAGGCGCTGGGGGGCCGGTAGCTCGCTGAGCTCGATCTCGGGACGGACCCGGAGAGCCGACAGTGCGGCCACCACCTCGAGGAACTCCGACGGTACGGGCGCCGCGGTGCCGGGGGCGGCATCCGGGGCGCCGGTCACGCGGCTCGCAGGCATGCGGGAAGGGTAGGACACCGCACCGACAGAGCCGGGCGGACCACGCCGGGCGGACCGCCCGGGGAGCAGGAGGACCGGCGCGCCGGTCGCGGCAGCCGACCGTCGAGGGTCGGCTGCCGGAACGGGTCAGGCCTGGGCGGGGCGGAGCTTGAGGCTGATGGAGTTGATGCACCAGCGCTCGTCGGTGGGCGTCGGGTAACCCTCGCCACTGAACACGTGCCCGAGGTGGGAGTGGCAGGTGCCGCAGCGGACCTCGGTGCGGACCATGCCGTGCGTCTTGTCCTGGATGAGCTCGACGTTGTCCGCGTCGGTCGGCTGGTAGAACGACGGCCAGCCGCAGTGCGAGGAGAACTTCGCCTCGGAGGTGAAGAGGTCGGCGCCGCAGGCCCGGCACACGTAGGTGCCCTGCGTCGTCGTGTCGGTGTACTCGCCGGTCCACGCGCGTTCGGTGCCCCCCTGGCGGAGCACGGCGTACTCCTGCGGGGTCAGCTCAGCGCGCCACTCGGCGTCGGTCTTGTTCACGGAGCGGGTCATGCTGCCCACGGTAGCCGGATCGCGCTGCGCAGTGCGTCGATGCACCACGGGGCGTCCGGCGCGGGTCAGGCCGGGCAGAGGGTGTCGGCCGCGGGGAGGGTGCCGTCGAGCAGGTAGGCGTCCACCGCCGAGGTGACGCAGTCGCTCGTGCCGTAGCCGCCGTGCCGCGGCCCCTGGTAGGAGACCAGCGACGCCGAGGCCAGCTGCCCCGCGACCGCCTCCGCCCCCACGTACGGCGCGACGGGGTCGTCGACGCCGCCGATGACGAGCAGCGGTGCGGCGCCCTCCGCGCGCAGGGTCGTCAGGGGTGAGTCCGGGGTCGGCCACTGCCGGCACAGGCTGGACAGGGCGACGAGGAACGAGCCGAACGTCGGTGCGGCGGTCGCGGCGTCGGTGAACCTGACCGGCAGGTCGCTGTCGGCGAGCCGCTCGTCGGAGTCGTTGCAGGCGATCATCATCCGCGCCGACTCCGCCGCCCGCGGCTCGTCCAGCAGCGCGTCGAGCAGATCGGTCAGCGTCCCCGGGCGACCGTCCGCCGCGTCGGCGACCGCATCGGCCAGGTCGGTCCACCGCCCCCGGTCCGGCAGCGCCATGACCATGGCCCACAGCACCGCCGACGACCGGGGCTGCAGGTCGTCGCCGAAGCCGTCGGCCTCGTCCAGGGCGGTCAGCGCGTCGGTCACCGCGCGGGCCGGGTCGGCGCCCAGCGGGCAGGACGGCTGGGCGGCGCAGTCGGCGTAGAACGCCTGGACGGCGCGCTCGTACTGGGTCGCCGACGACACGGCCCGCTCCGACGGCGGTCGGCCGTGGTCGGTGGGGGAGTCCAGGGCGGCCCGCCCGATCCGCCCCGGGTAGCGGTCGGCGTAGACGGCGCCGAGCGTGGCGCCGTAGCCGGTACCGAGGAGATCGAGGGTGTCCCGGCCGAGGGCCGCACGCAGCGAGTCGAGGTCGTCGGCGGCCTGGGTGGTGCCGAAGAAGACCATGTCGGGGCCGATGTAGTCCTGGCAGCCGAAGGTGAAGGCGCGGGTGACGTCGAGCAGGCCGGCGCCGGCGTCGGACGCGGTCTGGTCGGCGGCGAGGGTGTAGAGGTACTGGAACGGCTCGTCCCGCCAGCAGGTACCGCCGCCGGACGCGGGCGTCCCCCGGATGTCCAGCGTGACGATCTGGTACCGGGCGGTGAGCGTCGCGGGCAGCCCGGCGGCGAGGTTCGCGATCCGGCCGGTGGCCGAGAGTGCGGCCTCCAGGGGTCCGTCCACGTCCAGGACGACCAGCGTGGGGGCGTCCGCCGGTAGGCCCGGTGTGCGCGCGCGGGCCACCTGGAGCACGACGTCGGTGCCGCCCGGCTGGTCGTAGTCCAGCGGCACCAGCATCCGGGTGCAACCCGTCTCGAACGTCCCGGCCCCGGCCACCGGGGCGTCCAGCTCGTCGCAGCTGTGCCAGTCGGCGACGAACTGCGCCTCGCGGCCGGGGCCTCCCGGTCCCAGCGGCAGCGCGGGGGCGGTGGTCGGGCCGACGGGTGCGCCGCCGCCGTGGACGGCCAGATCCGGGCGGCTGCTGGGTCCGACGGTGCAGCCGGCGAGCACGGCGGCGCCGGTGAGCGCCGCGACCAGCCGACGGACCCGGGCCACGATCGGTGGGGGACGGCGTCGGACGGACAACGGGTGCTCCTGACGGCGGGGGCGGGCTCGGCCCTTCCATCATGGCGGTGCTCGCGGCGGGCGGGGCGCGGGTGCCGACCGGCGCCCCGCGCCGCGCACCGGGCGCCGACCGCGCCGCGCACCGGGCGCCGACCGCGCCGCGCACCGGGCGCCGACCGCGCCGCGCACCGGGCACCGACCGCGCCGCGCACCGGGTGCCGACCGCGCCGCGCACCGGGCACCGACCGCGCCGCGCACCGGGCACCGACCGCGCCGCGCACCGGGCACCGACCGCGCCCCGCACCCACCGGCGCCCCGCGCCGGGCACCGACCGCGCCGCGCACCGGGCACCGACCGGCGCCCCGCACCGGGCACCGACCCCGCGCCCCGCGCCGGGCACCAGTCGGCAAGATCACCGGTCATCTGGTCGGGGCGTCCGGGGCCGTCGTTTACGTTGCTGGCATGTCCCTCGTCCATCTGGTCGACATCGAGCCGGTGATCAGCACCGACGAGCTCATCGACGGTCTGGTCCCGCCGCCCCGCTTCGGCGAGGCGCGTTTCAGTACCTACCGCCCCAATCCCGGTGAGCCGTCGCAGGCCGCGGCGCTGGCCGCGCTGGAGCAGTTCGCCGACAAGATCGCCGCGCCGCCGGCCAAGAAGGGGCTGTTCCGCCGGACGGTCGCGCCCGCGGCGGCGAGCGGGGTGTACCTGGACGGCGGTTTCGGTGTCGGCAAGACCCACCTGCTCGCCTCGCTGTGGCACGCCGTTCCCGGCCCGAAGGCGTACGCGACGTTCGGCGAGATGACCCAGCTCGTCGGCATGCTCGGGTTCGTCCCGACCATCAAGCGGTTGGCCGACCACCGGCTCATCGCCATCGACGAGTTCGAGCTCGACGATCCCGGCGACACCATGCTGATGACGCGGTTGCTGGGCGAGCTGGCCGAGGCGGGGGTGTCGATCGCGGCGACCTCGAACACTTTGCCCGACAAGCTCGGTGAGGGCCGGTTCGCCGCCGAGGACTTCCGACGCGAGATCCAGGCGCTGTCGTCCCGGTTCGCCACCATCCGGGTCGACGGTCCGGACTTCCGGCACCAGGGCCTGGCGGAGGCGCCGCCGCCGATGACGGACGCGCAGCTCCAGCTGGTCGCCGGCGAGGCCGCGGCCCACGGCGACAGCAGCCTGGACGGCTTCGAGGCGCTGTGCCGCAAGCTGGCGAAGCTGCACCCGTCGAAGTACGGGCGGCTGCTCGACGGCATCGGCTCCGTCGGGTTGTCGCACGTGCGGCCGGCGCCGGACCAGTCGGTGGCCCTGCGGCTGGTGACGTTCATCGACCGGCTCTACGACCGGTCGATCCCGGTGAGCGCCAGCGGTGGCTCGCTGGGCGAGCTGTTCACCCCGGAGATGCTGCGCGGCGGCTACCGGAAGAAGTACCTGCGGGCCACGTCCCGCATCCTGGCGCTGGCCCGGGACGCGCAGAACGCCTGACGGTCGGGCGTGGTGCCCGGAGGTCAGACGGGCGCGCTGACCCCGGACAGCATGGCCAGCCGCAGCTTCGTCTCGTCCTCGGTGTCGGGAGCGGCGCTGAGGATGACCACCCGGAGTT is drawn from Nakamurella deserti and contains these coding sequences:
- a CDS encoding HRDC domain-containing protein translates to MAAPAGPPPVPLLVPRDGTLTPLTDPIELQRLATRMTGSGDAGPVALDAERASGFRYSARAYLVQLRRADVGSVLIDPIPLRDLEPLQPALARSEWVLHAASQDLPCLAEIGLRPRTLFDTELAGRIAGLPKVGLGPLVEQMLGLGLEKGHGAADWSVRPLPAAWLNYAALDVEVLLELREAMISELDAQGKLDWAREEFAALVAAAPPAPRVDPWRRTSGIHKIRDRRALAVIRALWQARDAYASQRDIAPHRVLPDTAIVAAAVAAPTSVADLVALPLFAGRGQRRQADRWMAAIAAAQRLPESALPPTKTPLDGPPPPARWKEKNPDAAERLAAARQALTALGEAVKVPLENMCSPELVRRVCWSGAGSQREIEQILADGGARQWQIALVAGPLAGVVVR
- a CDS encoding ABC transporter ATP-binding protein, producing MAEVRFAGVSFSYPGFATPALRELDLTVRAGEFLSVVGPSGSGKTTLLRLLSGVDTPTGGEILIDGRVVNRVPPIERGVATVPARPSLYGHLTVGQNIGFSMSIAGVAASVVSARVVDVAGTLGLQRLLNRTPQSLSQPERQAVFLARALVRPSAVLVLDEPLAALDRDDRQQARAQLARLRTGTDTTVLHVTQDFNEAMTLGDRVAVLDGGRLVELGVPLDVYHRPETLSAARFFGSPPMNTLDAVVTPEGARVGDLLIPVPAALGLPVGAGVVVAMRAEAVHLLPRGATLAVTGAEITGNSASVRGTLVDDPRRQTLVVRCSMRDLPRTGDRVAVDVLDDDRVLFFDPRSGRRL
- a CDS encoding DUF3000 domain-containing protein, yielding MPASRVTGAPDAAPGTAAPVPSEFLEVVAALSALRVRPEIELSELPAPQRLAPHAHAIAATVHDTVTDIEIGSGRFVILYDPEGVASWGGTLRFVIFATCDVEGEIARDPLLPDVGWSWLTESLDGCGAEHTALGGTVTATSSVRFGDIAGTERSDDVEIRASWTGVEGPWARHLAAFTGLLAVAAGLPPEGVAPIGPIRPGSRA
- the msrB gene encoding peptide-methionine (R)-S-oxide reductase MsrB, whose product is MTRSVNKTDAEWRAELTPQEYAVLRQGGTERAWTGEYTDTTTQGTYVCRACGADLFTSEAKFSSHCGWPSFYQPTDADNVELIQDKTHGMVRTEVRCGTCHSHLGHVFSGEGYPTPTDERWCINSISLKLRPAQA
- a CDS encoding 3-hydroxyacyl-CoA dehydrogenase NAD-binding domain-containing protein; translated protein: MTTTGQSVDLTPMFPDEVVTHSLLKLITVPGVNGRVALITIDNGRDHTRPNTFGPRGLAELGETIDAAIAAQPTAIAITGKPFVFAAGADLSGLGFPDLAAARAMGALGQDVFGKLRRSTVPTFAFVNGVALGGGLELALHCHYRTLASNAAMVAFPEVFLGILPGWGGTQLLPRIAGPANAVTVIIENPLSQNRMLRPADAARLGVVDVVLDAADHLEQSLRWLADVVNGRVTVDRPTASEDEWAAAVARGRHVIAARTKNATPAPGRALDMIELARTSEIEAGLQTEGDALAELIMSQEFRAGIYAFNLTQKRAKRPAGAPDRALARPVTKVGVVGAGLMATQFALLFARRLHVPVVLTEIDQKRLDRGLAGLRQEITTLATKGPISVDEAHRLAALVTGTLDHADFADADLVIEAVFEEIEVKKQVFASIERHVRDDCVLATNTSALSISAMAGVLRYPERLLGFHFFNPVAVMPLVEIVRTAHTDDASLATAFALAKNLKKGPILVADHAGFVVNRLLLRFMGEILAAIEEGTPPDVADTALDPLGLPMTPIMLLQLVGPAVALHVAEKLHESFPERFGVSANLRRTVEAGQRTLVTVDDRGHQTVDPAVLALWTIGDSPSTGEQVRERALAALAVEIRLMLAEGVVSDPADVDLGMLTGAGWPFWLGGITPYLDRTGVSERATGRRFAAPGVATLPA
- a CDS encoding thiolase family protein, giving the protein MVFVDGVRTPFGKAGEKGQYAGTRADDLVVKVIRELIRRHPELPPERVDEVAIAAATQTGDQGLTIGRTSLLLAGLPQSVPGFAIDRMCAGAMTAVTTTASGIAAGAYDVVIAGGVEHMGHHPMGDGADPNPRFIADRIVDPSALNMGTTAENLHDHFPELTRERADAYAAATQDRYARAWADGQIEPDLVPVATASATGWGLATTDELPRPGTTVESLAGLRTPFRPHGRVSAGNASPLTDGATGCILASARTAEELGLPVRMRMVTFAFAGVAPETMGTGPIPATEKALRKAGLGIDDIGLIEINEAFAVQVLAFTSHFGIADDDPRVNPYGGAIAMGHPLASSGVRLMTQLARQFAEHPEVRYGLTTMCVGLGMGGSIIWENPAFDTEGASA
- a CDS encoding response regulator transcription factor; amino-acid sequence: MDDAPTPQWRSSSVLLVDPDPMTRESLRKTLLQVGIGRVREATSPEQVRDLISENATGDLALVSLALGSGAGPVVQALRDAGWARVVALAPTADIGPVIDAVGSGVHGVLIGRRANPAAANVPSAIHELSAREVEVIQLVAEGRSNKWIGDQLSLSALTVKSHLARIGRKLGTGDRAHIVALALRAGVVS
- a CDS encoding alpha/beta hydrolase codes for the protein MSVRRRPPPIVARVRRLVAALTGAAVLAGCTVGPSSRPDLAVHGGGAPVGPTTAPALPLGPGGPGREAQFVADWHSCDELDAPVAGAGTFETGCTRMLVPLDYDQPGGTDVVLQVARARTPGLPADAPTLVVLDVDGPLEAALSATGRIANLAAGLPATLTARYQIVTLDIRGTPASGGGTCWRDEPFQYLYTLAADQTASDAGAGLLDVTRAFTFGCQDYIGPDMVFFGTTQAADDLDSLRAALGRDTLDLLGTGYGATLGAVYADRYPGRIGRAALDSPTDHGRPPSERAVSSATQYERAVQAFYADCAAQPSCPLGADPARAVTDALTALDEADGFGDDLQPRSSAVLWAMVMALPDRGRWTDLADAVADAADGRPGTLTDLLDALLDEPRAAESARMMIACNDSDERLADSDLPVRFTDAATAAPTFGSFLVALSSLCRQWPTPDSPLTTLRAEGAAPLLVIGGVDDPVAPYVGAEAVAGQLASASLVSYQGPRHGGYGTSDCVTSAVDAYLLDGTLPAADTLCPA
- the zapE gene encoding cell division protein ZapE; the protein is MSLVHLVDIEPVISTDELIDGLVPPPRFGEARFSTYRPNPGEPSQAAALAALEQFADKIAAPPAKKGLFRRTVAPAAASGVYLDGGFGVGKTHLLASLWHAVPGPKAYATFGEMTQLVGMLGFVPTIKRLADHRLIAIDEFELDDPGDTMLMTRLLGELAEAGVSIAATSNTLPDKLGEGRFAAEDFRREIQALSSRFATIRVDGPDFRHQGLAEAPPPMTDAQLQLVAGEAAAHGDSSLDGFEALCRKLAKLHPSKYGRLLDGIGSVGLSHVRPAPDQSVALRLVTFIDRLYDRSIPVSASGGSLGELFTPEMLRGGYRKKYLRATSRILALARDAQNA